TTGCAGGAGTGATCGGTTTTTTCCGCAGATTATTTGAACTCCTCACTTGACGGCTTACATAAGTATAATTGAATATAGGTCAATCAATTATGGAGTATGGTCGATTAAACAGACACGAGTAATGAATGTGTGATGCAAAAATGTCTAGCTTTGTCTAAGTGTACCGTCCTCTATGACAGGCATATCCTCTAAAACCCCACTGTTCTTGGCAGAGAGATAACAGTTCCAAATGATGCTGATGACATTAACAGCCAGCAAGCGATGCTGAACAGGAAAAACATAAAAGTTTGCCAATTGAAACAGGGGCCAAACTTTCCAATTTGCAAAAAGGGTATCCAtgtatttttcatcaagtttctgtttccaTTGCTGGATGGTAAGGCCCTCCATCATTGCCATACAAGAGTAGTATAACGGGATTCCCACCGGGGCCCAGACCAGTTGATCTACCGCTACACGAGCAATTGTATCGCTTACCTTCTGAgacttttcagatttgAACAGCCTGACTGGCATCCTGATACCGTTTAGAAGTTTGTACCAACGGTCTCCAATGGGCGCAAAGATGATACCGCCATAAACAACAGCTCTAAGTGTCCTTTTATAGTCAAAATTAGACACTCCATCAGAGTACAAAGTCTGAGCCAATACATCTCCggttccaaaaagaaagccTGTGGTGAGGCCGTTGGTGATGATCGGATTTCTCTGCAAAAAATTGTTGTACACTAGCAACATGACAAGGTTTCCTTAAACtgagttttttctttcctttaTGAACTATCTCTTTTGTAGAATAAGTCTGAAACGGACGTCACTTTCTTGAATGGATTTTAGTGAGTTAGATTATTACGtcaacaaaagaaaactgaaaactgCTTTTCTGATTAGATTGCGATCGGACATTGAGAATCTTCACCAAGCAAGCGATCTGATCCGTTTGCTTTTTCTGATAACAGTTCCGCGAAGTTTTACTCTTCCCATTATTTCGTGTTCCCCGGATACTCATTTTCACATGTCTCCCTCTATCGCAAAACGCATATTCCAGTCATGGACCATCACAAGAATTACTTAAATACATGTGTTTCCACGTTTCCTGTCTTCTTTCCTAACTGTAAGCACTGAATAAAATCCGGCTCGAAGATGAAACCAAGACGCCTATTAAAGCATTATAGAAACCACAGGGACTTGATCCTCAGGTCCTCATATGTGATTGTCCTAGCTTTATCGGTGGTAGAAGGTGGCGGAGGCGacggaaagaaaaagacaaaaaaaacATCTTCAGCAGCCACTCCAAAGCtcagttggaaaaaataTCTTCAATTCATCAGTGATACAATATGCATAGACAGGAAAACGCCCATCCTGTTGGGATCCCAAGTTCTTTTGCTTATTATCAGGGCAGTCATTTCCCTCAAGATTGCATCCCTGGACGGAAAACTGGTTGCAAACTTGGTATCGTCCAAATTCAAtaagtttttgaaactgttggTGTTGTGGATGGTAATTGGAATTCCAGCTTCATTTAtaaattcttctttgaatttccttCAACATTATATCAAGCTGATTATCAGAAACAATCTTACCAATAAGCTCATCAACAAATATCTTCCGGTTTCCGGAGATAATACCACTATTTATAAGCTCATGAATTCTGCACAAATTCACGATCCTAATCAACGAGTGACCACGAACATTGAACAGCTCTCTGATTCATTGGCCAAAATATTCCCTCAGCTACTAAAGCCCTCACTGGACGTCTTGTTATGCGCTTATCAGCTATCGAAAACAGCCCCCAACAGCAATACAGCCGAGGGAGTGCTTATCCTAGGACTCGTGGTGCATTTTACCACgattttgttgaagaaattcCAGCCCAACTTTACTCGGCTTTCTATCCAGTCAAATGATCTGGAGAACAACTTTCACATTTACCATTCCAAAGTGATAGAGAATAACGAGCAGTTGGCCCTATCAAAATCCTACAACTTGGAATTGAACGTATTGGATAAAGCGTTCTTTGAACTGGCCCTTTTCAAGCGACTTGAATTTAGGAGATTTGCTGTTTACGACACGATGATGACATTCATCGTTAAATACACTTGGGGTGCTGCAGGTCTTTTGCTTTGTTCTCTGCCTATATTTGTCCAATCCCAattcaaagagatcaaTGACCACCTAATCAACGAATTCACATCATCCTTTATCACTAACAGAAGACTGTTGTTAACAGGAAGTGATTCTTTAGGTAAGATCATTCAGTCAAAAAAGAACCTTCAAAACTTGCGTGGCTACGTCATGAAAACCTTGGAATTTGAAGAGGAGCTGAACGAAATCAATGCATCCCAAACCGTTGTGAAGTCAGAAAATATAACTTATAATGACACCGAGGAAATTATCTTTGATAACGTCCCTCTTGTCACTCCGTCAGGTCAAACACTTGTCCAGAACCTTAGTTTCCATATCAAAAAAGGGGATCACCTTTTGATAATTGGCCCTAATGGCGCTGGAaagtcttctttttttaGAATCCTTGGTGGATTGTGGCCTGTTGTTCCACCTGGAAAACTTGGCATCCCCAATGAGGATCCTGTCAGAAAGAATTTCTTTTATCTTCCTCAGAAACCATATTTTACCATTGGAACCTTGAAAGAACAGATTGTGTATCCTGATTCTGTTGAAGGCTGCGAGGTAACAGATGAAGAACTATACAAGCTGCTTGAGCTTACTAAATTGGAGTACCTTGCAACAGATTGCGAAGAATTACTACAACATGACATCGATACGTTGACTGCAGATCACGGTAAACCTGATGAACTGAGGCAGCTACCCATGTCACCATTTGATTATGTACGGAACTGGTCTGATCTTCTTTCCATAGGGGAGCAGCAAAGACTGGCATTGTGCCGATTGTATTATCAAAGACCTAAGTTTGCTATTCTGGACGAGTGCACTTCGTCTATTTCGGCAGATTTGGAACAAGATTGTTACAAATATgccattgaagaacttggCATAACAGTACTCTCGGTGTGCCATAGAACCACTTTGTGGAAATTTCACTCTCATTTGTTGCAGTTCAAGGTGAAGGATAACATTACTACTACCAGCTTCCACAAATTCAGTCCGGAGGAAAGATTATTGAAACATGAAGAATTGGTTCTATTGGACAGTAAATTGGCCGAGAAGCAGGAATTAGAGCAAAGattgaagtttcttgaacagtCAACAAAATCCAGACCGAGAAACAGAAGTATCCTTTACATcagtgatgatgaagatgaagaaatagaTTGAAAGGAAGGTAGGAGGATTCCTTTATTCAGTAACTATGCTTGTGGGAAGAGGGTTTCCGTCTTTATCCGTCCAGGGAAACAAGATGGttccaaaccaaaaatgCTGCACCACTGGATGCTTTCCTAGGACTTCGCCGAAATACATCTTGATCATACCCTGATTGATTTTTAACCAAGTTTTCACGTTAGAAATATCGTAAAGTAACGGCGAGTGTTCGTTGAAAGGTCCCTTCTTTATCTTTTTAATAAATGAAATAGAGTTAAAAAACATATTGTTCAGACAGCATCTTTTTACAGTGGAGTTGTTTAAAATACTGGATGGCTTTATTGTGGTCAGTTGTTTATTTTGTAACGTATCAACGAATTGGGAAGATCCTAAAATGTAAGGAAGGTGGAAATGGTCATCCAGACCCCAAACCCCATGAGAACCTGCTGGCTCTAGTTTGTATGTTAAGATCAATGTTCTTATGAGATCCAAGTATTTTGCAAATAGTATAAGAATCTCTGTTCCGTTGAGATCTATAGGCCCAGAAAGACACATCAC
This window of the Komagataella phaffii GS115 chromosome 2, complete sequence genome carries:
- a CDS encoding Subunit of a heterodimeric peroxisomal ATP-binding cassette transporter complex (Pxa1p-Pxa2p) is translated as MKPRRLLKHYRNHRDLILRSSYVIVLALSVVEGGGGDGKKKTKKTSSAATPKLSWKKYLQFISDTICIDRKTPILLGSQVLLLIIRAVISLKIASLDGKLVANLVSSKFNKFLKLLVLWMVIGIPASFINSSLNFLQHYIKLIIRNNLTNKLINKYLPVSGDNTTIYKLMNSAQIHDPNQRVTTNIEQLSDSLAKIFPQLLKPSLDVLLCAYQLSKTAPNSNTAEGVLILGLVVHFTTILLKKFQPNFTRLSIQSNDLENNFHIYHSKVIENNEQLALSKSYNLELNVLDKAFFELALFKRLEFRRFAVYDTMMTFIVKYTWGAAGLLLCSLPIFVQSQFKEINDHLINEFTSSFITNRRLLLTGSDSLGKIIQSKKNLQNLRGYVMKTLEFEEELNEINASQTVVKSENITYNDTEEIIFDNVPLVTPSGQTLVQNLSFHIKKGDHLLIIGPNGAGKSSFFRILGGLWPVVPPGKLGIPNEDPVRKNFFYLPQKPYFTIGTLKEQIVYPDSVEGCEVTDEELYKLLELTKLEYLATDCEELLQHDIDTLTADHGKPDELRQLPMSPFDYVRNWSDLLSIGEQQRLALCRLYYQRPKFAILDECTSSISADLEQDCYKYAIEELGITVLSVCHRTTLWKFHSHLLQFKVKDNITTTSFHKFSPEERLLKHEELVLLDSKLAEKQELEQRLKFLEQSTKSRPRNRSILYISDDEDEEID
- a CDS encoding Protein required for ethanol metabolism is translated as MLLVYNNFLQRNPIITNGLTTGFLFGTGDVLAQTLYSDGVSNFDYKRTLRAVVYGGIIFAPIGDRWYKLLNGIRMPVRLFKSEKSQKVSDTIARVAVDQLVWAPVGIPLYYSCMAMMEGLTIQQWKQKLDEKYMDTLFANWKVWPLFQLANFYVFPVQHRLLAVNVISIIWNCYLSAKNSGVLEDMPVIEDGTLRQS